The Buchnera aphidicola (Cinara tujafilina) genome has a window encoding:
- the fliG gene encoding flagellar motor switch protein, producing MKLNNIQKSALFLMSIDINEAVQTLEYFSEKEIFQLTQAMLSLDTRESYNISNIKKEFYYFLKENNISYFNIQKNISVLIQKRLGKKKGCIFLQDSLLKMSIQKKIVFLEKLDIHDLFFLIFKEHEQIITVLLIYFSKLISAKLLLLFNFKKRSIFLIGIENFIALSKKGLLEFNKILRNLIEKYTKSVMIKKNTKHIVGILQSFDKKNIKDILNNINRVDKKLVYKINSLLFDWSDLINISDYDIKFIIQNIDIKILYKGLKEIDDVIINRFYKNFSELQKKYFYKKNIKIKIFLMFNSLYLKKII from the coding sequence ATGAAATTAAATAATATTCAAAAAAGTGCGCTTTTTCTGATGTCTATCGATATTAATGAAGCTGTACAAACCTTAGAATATTTTTCTGAAAAAGAAATTTTTCAATTAACACAAGCTATGTTATCTCTCGATACTCGAGAATCTTATAATATTTCGAATATAAAAAAAGAATTTTATTATTTTTTAAAGGAGAATAATATTTCTTATTTTAATATTCAGAAAAATATATCTGTATTAATACAAAAAAGGTTAGGTAAAAAAAAAGGATGCATATTTTTGCAAGATAGTTTATTAAAAATGTCTATTCAAAAAAAGATTGTTTTTTTAGAAAAATTAGATATTCATGATCTATTTTTTTTAATTTTTAAGGAACATGAACAAATAATTACAGTTTTATTAATATATTTTTCTAAACTAATATCAGCTAAATTATTATTATTATTTAATTTTAAAAAACGATCTATTTTTTTAATAGGCATAGAAAATTTTATAGCGTTAAGTAAAAAAGGTTTGTTAGAATTTAATAAAATTCTTAGAAATTTAATAGAAAAATATACAAAATCTGTGATGATTAAAAAAAATACTAAACATATTGTAGGAATTTTACAGTCTTTTGATAAAAAAAATATAAAAGATATTTTAAATAACATTAATAGGGTAGATAAAAAATTAGTATATAAAATAAATAGTCTTTTGTTTGATTGGAGTGATTTAATTAATATTAGTGATTATGATATTAAATTTATTATTCAAAATATTGATATAAAAATATTATATAAAGGATTAAAAGAAATAGATGATGTTATAATTAATAGATTTTATAAAAATTTTTCAGAGTTACAAAAAAAATATTTTTATAAAAAAAATATAAAAATAAAAATATTTCTAATGTTCAATTCTCTATATTTAAAAAAAATTATTTAA
- the fliH gene encoding soluble component of the flagellar export system, which translates to MNNSIKKKNWKHWSPDSLSSHHPKHILPQRLSIIKNTSINIDKQKKLTKKMLKKYLKGYKIGFDQGYKSGWFQGFNSITQSHFNNYEKYLKIYFLNILKEFNKSIDDLDSKVELKILKIIVTISKIIFSKTLLINTTIILDKIKNIIQCIKNSLKNPKLFIHPLKRKLIEEKFGTLLKLYNWKLIDDMKININSCYILTDEGEVDATVERCWNEIESILLLRNDKKI; encoded by the coding sequence ATGAATAACTCTATAAAAAAAAAAAATTGGAAACATTGGAGTCCCGATTCATTATCATCACATCATCCAAAACATATTTTACCTCAAAGATTAAGTATAATAAAAAATACTTCAATTAATATTGATAAACAAAAAAAATTAACGAAAAAAATGTTAAAAAAATACTTGAAAGGGTATAAAATTGGATTTGATCAAGGTTATAAAAGTGGATGGTTTCAAGGTTTTAATTCCATTACTCAATCTCATTTTAATAATTATGAAAAATATTTAAAAATTTATTTTTTAAATATATTAAAAGAATTTAACAAATCTATTGATGATTTAGACAGTAAAGTAGAGCTAAAAATATTAAAAATAATAGTGACAATATCTAAAATTATTTTTTCTAAAACATTATTAATTAATACAACAATAATATTAGATAAAATAAAAAATATAATACAATGTATTAAAAATTCATTAAAAAATCCTAAACTATTCATTCATCCATTAAAAAGAAAATTGATCGAAGAAAAATTTGGTACGTTATTAAAATTATACAATTGGAAATTAATAGATGATATGAAAATTAATATAAATAGTTGTTATATTCTTACTGATGAAGGTGAAGTAGATGCTACAGTAGAACGGTGTTGGAATGAAATAGAAAGTATATTACTTTTACGGAATGATAAAAAAATATGA
- the fliI gene encoding flagellum-specific ATP synthase: protein MCKKNKWVDKLNNIEKKINVVSNFIIIGYIISANNFLIEATGIRLPIGKFCFVENNDFSKIPKIICKIIGFSKKKIFLMPLYSMRGIFPGAKVYTYSLLNSDTLFSDKLPFSYQLLGRVLDSFGFPLDGFNKINTNDYRTIHSNPVNPLNRAPIKEIFDTGVCSINSLLTMGRGQRIGIFARAGVGKSMLLGMIARHSKVDIIIITLVGERGREVNEFINNILGPDSLKKSVVIVSSAGTSPLFRVQAVQYATSIAEYFCEKNNNVLLIVDSLTRYAMAYREISLSINEIPIAKGYPASIFSNIPQLIERTGNISKNFGSITAIYTVLTEGDEFNDPVLDIAKSILDGHIFLSNELADSGHYPAIDIQKSISRVMTSIICSQHKKSSSYIKKLISCYLSHKELIDLGAYSIGTNHFLDIAIKIWPILNKFLQQDFLEHCSYQYSLEKLEDLLKNI from the coding sequence ATGTGTAAAAAAAATAAATGGGTTGATAAATTAAATAATATTGAAAAAAAAATTAATGTTGTGTCTAATTTTATTATTATTGGTTATATTATAAGTGCAAATAATTTTTTAATTGAAGCAACAGGTATTAGATTACCTATTGGAAAATTTTGTTTTGTTGAAAATAATGATTTTAGCAAGATTCCTAAAATTATTTGTAAAATTATTGGTTTTTCTAAAAAAAAAATTTTTTTAATGCCGCTTTATTCTATGAGAGGTATATTCCCGGGAGCTAAAGTATATACATATTCTTTATTAAATAGTGATACATTATTTTCTGATAAATTACCTTTTTCTTATCAATTGCTAGGTCGTGTACTTGATAGTTTTGGTTTTCCTTTAGATGGTTTTAATAAAATTAATACAAATGATTATCGAACTATACATTCAAATCCAGTAAATCCTTTAAATCGGGCGCCTATTAAAGAAATTTTTGATACCGGTGTGTGTTCAATTAATAGTTTATTAACAATGGGTAGAGGACAAAGAATTGGGATTTTTGCAAGAGCTGGTGTAGGTAAAAGTATGTTGTTAGGGATGATAGCACGACATTCTAAAGTAGATATTATTATCATTACATTAGTAGGAGAAAGAGGAAGAGAAGTCAATGAATTTATTAACAATATATTAGGTCCTGATAGTCTTAAAAAATCAGTTGTAATTGTTTCTTCAGCCGGGACTTCTCCTTTATTTAGAGTTCAAGCGGTACAATATGCTACGTCTATAGCGGAGTATTTTTGTGAAAAAAATAATAATGTTTTATTAATTGTAGATTCATTAACTCGGTATGCAATGGCATATAGAGAAATTTCATTGTCTATTAATGAAATACCTATAGCTAAAGGATATCCGGCCTCTATTTTTTCTAATATTCCACAATTAATTGAAAGAACGGGTAATATCTCTAAAAATTTCGGTTCTATTACTGCTATTTATACTGTTCTTACAGAAGGTGATGAATTTAATGATCCGGTTTTAGATATAGCAAAATCAATATTAGATGGGCATATTTTTTTATCTAATGAATTAGCAGATTCGGGACATTATCCTGCAATAGATATTCAAAAATCTATTAGTAGAGTAATGACATCAATTATTTGCTCTCAACATAAAAAAAGTTCTAGTTATATTAAAAAATTAATTTCATGTTATTTATCACATAAAGAATTAATCGATTTAGGAGCTTATAGTATAGGAACTAATCATTTTTTAGATATAGCAATAAAAATTTGGCCAATATTGAATAAATTTCTTCAACAGGATTTTTTGGAACATTGTTCATACCAATATTCTCTTGAAAAATTAGAAGATTTATTAAAAAATATCTAA
- the fliJ gene encoding soluble component of the flagellar export system — MYIIKDYVDKKKIFNQILQLKKYYDEYYNNLYKSLIHKGIIQYQVKVYRKFLYMLQTVILKQQQYIAYYNKQLSITRNLHKNMYMYFKKLCILESHIYQNIRRIMILKEQRISDILIESFSYIKKILNK; from the coding sequence ATGTATATAATAAAAGATTATGTAGATAAAAAAAAAATTTTTAATCAAATATTACAATTAAAAAAATATTATGATGAATATTATAATAATTTATATAAATCTCTTATTCATAAGGGAATTATTCAGTATCAAGTGAAAGTATATAGAAAATTTCTATATATGTTACAAACGGTTATTTTAAAGCAACAACAATATATTGCATATTATAATAAACAATTAAGTATTACTCGAAACTTACATAAAAATATGTATATGTATTTTAAAAAATTGTGTATTTTAGAGTCACATATATATCAAAATATACGAAGAATTATGATATTAAAGGAACAACGTATATCTGATATTTTAATTGAATCATTTTCATATATTAAAAAAATATTAAATAAGTAA
- the fliM gene encoding flagellar motor switch protein, C-ring protein: MKLIYDNIQFSYQKSSINLDNKNISDFQNSELLKKFLLNRKISSFKNLYDNLSLMFKNIFKKNLSILFEFTYLYFEYNNQYHIKQILVEEESNIFQLSHSKEYCILMVPHNFFSICTYVLFGGGNLVIYKKHIYDSNKINNHLIINTVFESLFITINSFLKKFFCCSIKYIFKNQCTTKNFFKNNTLDDYLFFLFQVTYKNIKDVIKICIPKSILYHISFKPYHNYLIFKKNIKNIWNKKIEHNIKSYIISLKVNVISYTISLSYFLNLKVGDIFYIKIIKDVFGFINGQLFLLGKYGIYHGYRSLYFKQFINKEDKYMEQKGSIMVSKDNESIIEKIINQEQKNNKTCKNKLLNQEKLLDNISKSKSNFLDFIKKMKPFMDIPIAIKIELGTKKLSLKKLLKLSEGSIIQLNQTDTVPLKIFINNYFLALGELVMINEEYGVRIIKLIENVVI; this comes from the coding sequence ATGAAATTAATTTATGATAATATTCAATTTTCATATCAAAAAAGTTCTATAAATTTAGATAATAAAAATATTTCAGATTTTCAGAATAGTGAGTTATTAAAAAAATTTTTATTAAATAGAAAAATTTCATCTTTTAAAAATTTATATGATAATTTATCTTTAATGTTTAAAAATATATTTAAAAAAAATTTATCTATATTATTTGAATTTACTTATTTATATTTTGAGTATAATAATCAATATCATATAAAACAAATATTAGTAGAAGAAGAAAGTAATATTTTTCAGTTAAGTCATTCAAAAGAATATTGCATATTAATGGTGCCTCATAATTTTTTTTCTATTTGCACTTATGTTTTATTTGGGGGGGGTAACTTAGTTATATATAAAAAACATATATATGATAGTAATAAAATTAATAATCATTTAATTATAAATACTGTATTTGAATCTTTATTTATAACAATTAATAGTTTTTTAAAAAAATTTTTTTGTTGTTCTATTAAATATATTTTTAAAAATCAATGTACTACAAAAAATTTTTTTAAAAATAATACTTTAGATGATTATTTGTTTTTTTTATTTCAAGTGACTTATAAAAATATTAAAGATGTGATTAAAATTTGTATACCGAAAAGTATTTTGTATCATATATCTTTCAAACCGTATCATAATTATCTTATTTTTAAAAAAAATATTAAAAATATTTGGAATAAAAAAATAGAACATAATATAAAATCGTATATCATATCTTTAAAAGTAAATGTAATAAGTTATACGATATCATTATCTTATTTTTTAAATTTAAAGGTAGGTGATATATTTTACATTAAAATAATAAAAGATGTATTTGGTTTTATTAATGGACAATTATTTTTATTAGGAAAATATGGTATATATCATGGTTATCGTTCATTATATTTTAAACAATTTATTAATAAAGAGGATAAATATATGGAACAGAAAGGTTCTATCATGGTTTCAAAAGATAATGAATCTATTATAGAAAAAATAATAAATCAAGAACAAAAGAATAATAAAACATGTAAAAATAAATTATTGAATCAAGAGAAATTATTAGATAATATCTCTAAATCTAAAAGTAATTTTTTAGATTTTATAAAAAAAATGAAACCTTTTATGGATATTCCTATTGCTATTAAAATTGAATTAGGTACAAAAAAATTAAGTTTAAAAAAACTTTTAAAATTATCTGAAGGATCAATCATTCAATTAAATCAAACAGATACAGTTCCATTAAAAATATTTATTAATAATTATTTCCTAGCATTAGGGGAATTAGTAATGATTAACGAAGAATATGGGGTACGTATTATAAAGCTTATAGAAAACGTAGTAATATAA
- the fliO gene encoding type III protein export, membrane component: MTNNQLIYHFTHALLYVLVIIFVIFFLYKTINNFKNIEQDEAIYIVDRIYLNSSHFICVVKIYNKNFVLAVTPYKITILHISSKLKKHSD, encoded by the coding sequence ATGACTAATAATCAATTGATATATCATTTTACACACGCGTTACTCTATGTTTTAGTGATTATTTTTGTAATTTTTTTTTTATATAAAACAATCAATAACTTTAAAAATATAGAACAAGATGAAGCAATATATATTGTTGATAGAATTTATTTAAATTCTTCTCATTTTATTTGCGTAGTAAAAATCTATAATAAAAATTTTGTATTAGCTGTTACGCCATATAAAATTACTATTTTACATATATCCTCAAAATTAAAAAAACACTCTGATTAA
- the fliP gene encoding type III protein export, membrane component encodes MFIKLTSLFFFIALYPSISSATVSFESMFHLINQGTNFWTFSIETFIFFTLLSFISAGLLMMTSFTRIIIVFSLLRNALGTPYSPPNQVLVGLSLFLTFFIMSPVLDKIYHTAYIPFQKENISLEIALKRSIIPIHNFMKRQTKSSDLLLFFDLAKIPYVKKKSLIPMRILLPAYMISELKTAFQIGFTIFIPFLIIDLVVASVLMALGMMMVSPSTISLPFKLILFVLADGWRLLIMSLSQSFLT; translated from the coding sequence ATGTTTATTAAATTAACGAGTTTATTTTTTTTTATTGCACTATATCCTTCTATATCGTCTGCTACTGTTTCTTTTGAATCGATGTTTCATTTAATTAATCAAGGTACAAATTTTTGGACGTTTTCTATCGAAACATTTATTTTTTTTACGTTACTAAGTTTTATTTCGGCAGGTTTGTTAATGATGACTAGTTTTACTCGGATTATTATTGTATTTAGTTTATTAAGAAATGCATTAGGTACACCATATTCTCCTCCTAATCAAGTTCTTGTAGGACTTTCTTTATTTCTTACGTTTTTTATTATGTCACCTGTTCTTGATAAAATTTATCATACAGCCTATATTCCTTTTCAGAAAGAAAATATTAGTTTAGAAATTGCATTAAAACGTTCTATTATCCCTATACATAATTTTATGAAACGGCAAACTAAATCTTCCGATTTATTGCTATTTTTTGATTTAGCAAAAATTCCATATGTTAAAAAAAAATCACTAATTCCTATGAGAATTTTATTACCAGCTTATATGATTAGTGAGTTAAAAACCGCTTTTCAAATTGGTTTTACAATTTTTATACCTTTTTTAATTATTGATTTAGTGGTTGCCAGCGTATTAATGGCTTTAGGTATGATGATGGTTTCACCTTCTACAATTTCTTTACCATTTAAGTTAATTTTATTTGTTTTAGCCGATGGTTGGCGTTTATTAATTATGTCATTATCTCAAAGTTTTTTAACTTAA
- the fliQ gene encoding type III protein export, membrane component yields MNQEFIIQLLHSSVKVGLLLSAPFLLATLISGLIISIFQAVTQINEQTLSFIPKIISVFISGIIFGPWMLKVMIDYMQNIFRVVPKIVLLI; encoded by the coding sequence ATGAATCAAGAATTTATTATACAATTATTACATTCATCTGTTAAAGTGGGGTTATTATTGTCTGCGCCGTTTTTACTGGCTACATTAATTAGTGGATTGATTATTAGTATTTTTCAAGCAGTGACTCAAATTAATGAACAAACATTATCTTTTATACCAAAAATAATTTCGGTTTTTATTTCAGGAATTATTTTTGGGCCCTGGATGTTAAAAGTTATGATTGATTATATGCAAAATATTTTTCGTGTAGTACCAAAAATTGTTTTATTAATATGA
- the fliR gene encoding type III protein export, membrane component gives MNNFIVSIFLSCINSYIILIMTRIFAFFCFSSIFNNKNIPVVIKIVFTYSIAIFLFPLLSCRNSINFNVDFLFLLVYQIFIGLVLGLSIQCVFVCVYLTGEIISSQIGLSFSIFFDLNEYTQSLVISRFLNIFLFCFFYAIDGHLWIIKILIKSFRKFPLMQPNINKNLLISLLYFSNVIFFNGLLLSLPILFFLLIIQIILAVLNRMMPQVSLFSIFFPAILIAGIFILKTFVIFLFPVFFSFFDYVLKYLLLLMS, from the coding sequence ATGAATAATTTTATTGTTAGTATTTTTTTATCATGTATTAATAGTTATATTATATTAATTATGACGCGAATTTTTGCATTTTTTTGTTTTTCTTCTATATTTAACAATAAAAATATTCCCGTGGTAATAAAAATTGTATTTACATATAGTATTGCTATTTTTTTATTTCCATTACTTTCTTGTAGAAATTCTATTAATTTTAATGTTGATTTTTTATTTTTATTAGTATATCAAATTTTTATAGGTCTAGTACTTGGTTTATCAATTCAGTGTGTATTTGTATGTGTATATTTAACCGGAGAAATAATTAGTTCTCAAATAGGATTATCGTTTTCTATTTTTTTTGATCTTAACGAATATACTCAATCATTAGTAATCTCACGTTTTTTAAATATTTTTCTTTTTTGTTTTTTTTATGCTATAGATGGTCATCTTTGGATAATTAAAATTTTAATTAAAAGTTTTAGAAAATTTCCTTTAATGCAACCTAATATTAATAAAAATTTATTAATATCTTTGTTATATTTTTCTAATGTTATTTTTTTTAATGGACTTTTATTAAGTTTACCAATTTTATTTTTTTTATTAATAATTCAAATTATTTTAGCTGTATTAAATAGAATGATGCCTCAAGTATCATTATTTTCTATTTTTTTTCCTGCTATTTTAATAGCAGGTATTTTTATTTTAAAAACTTTTGTTATATTTTTATTTCCGGTATTTTTTTCATTTTTTGATTATGTCTTAAAATATCTATTATTACTAATGTCATAA
- the rpmG gene encoding 50S ribosomal protein L33, giving the protein MAKNNRINIKLISSGNSGHYYTTTKNKRNKPDKLKLKKYDPFLKKHIMYIEKKIK; this is encoded by the coding sequence ATGGCAAAAAATAATCGAATTAATATAAAATTAATATCTTCAGGAAATAGTGGTCATTACTATACTACAACTAAAAATAAACGCAACAAACCAGACAAACTAAAATTAAAAAAATATGATCCATTTTTGAAAAAACATATTATGTATATCGAAAAAAAAATAAAGTAA
- the rpmB gene encoding 50S ribosomal protein L28 has product MTKICQITKRKTTRGNHRSHAMNTTKRKFFINLQYHRFWIPQEKKFIKIRISKKGLRMINKLGIQKIYKKYINAKKEINHGKK; this is encoded by the coding sequence ATGACAAAAATATGTCAAATTACAAAAAGAAAAACAACACGTGGAAATCACAGATCTCATGCTATGAATACTACAAAGAGAAAATTTTTTATAAATTTACAATATCATCGATTTTGGATTCCTCAAGAAAAGAAATTTATTAAAATAAGAATTTCAAAAAAAGGATTACGAATGATTAATAAACTAGGAATTCAAAAAATATATAAAAAATATATAAATGCAAAAAAAGAGATAAATCATGGCAAAAAATAA
- the ppa gene encoding inorganic pyrophosphatase: protein MNQINNIPIGKKIPDDIYGIIEIPAYSSPVKYELHKDYNMLFVDRFIATPMFYPCNYGFINHTLASDGDPLDILIPTPYPIQSQSVIRCKPIGMLAMEDEKGKDIKIIAVPHQSLTEKYKDVREIQDLSITLQKQILYFFENYKNLEPKKWVKIQGWNNSQSAKNEILNAYINNKKK, encoded by the coding sequence ATGAATCAAATTAATAATATTCCAATCGGAAAAAAAATACCTGACGATATATATGGAATAATTGAAATTCCAGCTTATTCTAGTCCTGTAAAATATGAATTGCATAAAGATTATAATATGCTATTTGTAGATCGTTTTATTGCTACCCCAATGTTTTATCCATGTAATTATGGTTTTATTAATCATACTTTAGCATCAGATGGAGACCCATTAGATATCTTAATTCCAACTCCTTACCCTATTCAATCACAATCGGTCATACGATGTAAACCAATCGGCATGTTAGCTATGGAAGATGAAAAAGGTAAAGATATTAAAATAATTGCAGTACCACATCAATCTTTAACAGAAAAATATAAAGACGTTCGTGAAATTCAAGATTTATCTATTACTTTACAAAAACAAATTCTCTATTTTTTTGAAAATTATAAAAATCTGGAACCTAAAAAATGGGTAAAAATCCAAGGATGGAATAATTCTCAAAGTGCGAAAAATGAAATTTTAAATGCATATATTAATAACAAAAAAAAATAA
- the pmbA gene encoding Putative modulator of DNA gyrase — MFPSICKAIDQAIDMSKFTELDLCSSLPNQDLLFNHKKTLNLFFPWQCDLKKIINLVQLVEKSSLEFDSKITNTEGAVFDYSMTLKYLGNTYDWLDSYCSTYYYLSNCAVASNNISMERDYVYSVARDFYDLKSAHFIGEESSKKSILKLNSKKINTQCTSVIFSSDVSAGLFKYLATALNGHFVYKKTTFLLNYFQKKIFPEWLNIFENPFLEKGLSSQLFDNEGVSTSQKKIINKGCIETWLLDTYSSNKLNLDNTGHAGGIYNWLVFSYKKIVEYKYLLKEMNNGLLITELFGNGVNIMTGDYSRGACGFFSKKR; from the coding sequence ATGTTTCCTAGTATTTGTAAAGCTATTGATCAAGCTATTGATATGTCTAAATTTACTGAATTAGATCTTTGCTCTTCTTTACCTAATCAAGATTTATTATTTAATCATAAAAAAACTTTAAATCTTTTTTTTCCATGGCAATGTGATTTAAAAAAAATTATTAATTTAGTACAATTAGTTGAGAAAAGTTCTTTAGAGTTTGATTCTAAAATTACAAATACGGAAGGAGCAGTTTTTGATTATTCAATGACTTTGAAATATTTAGGAAATACCTATGATTGGTTAGATTCTTATTGTTCTACGTATTATTATTTATCTAATTGTGCTGTCGCTAGTAATAATATTTCAATGGAAAGGGATTATGTATATTCTGTCGCACGAGATTTTTATGATTTAAAGTCGGCTCATTTTATTGGAGAGGAAAGTTCTAAAAAAAGTATTTTGAAATTAAATTCAAAAAAAATAAATACTCAATGTACATCGGTAATATTTTCTTCTGATGTTTCAGCGGGATTATTTAAATATTTAGCAACAGCATTAAATGGACATTTTGTTTATAAAAAAACAACATTTTTATTAAATTATTTTCAAAAAAAAATTTTTCCTGAATGGTTAAATATTTTTGAAAATCCTTTTTTAGAGAAAGGATTATCTTCACAATTATTTGATAATGAAGGGGTCTCTACTAGTCAAAAAAAAATTATTAATAAAGGATGTATAGAAACATGGCTATTAGATACATATTCAAGTAATAAATTAAATTTAGATAATACAGGTCATGCTGGTGGTATTTATAATTGGTTAGTATTTAGTTATAAAAAGATAGTAGAATATAAATACCTTTTAAAAGAAATGAATAATGGATTATTAATCACAGAATTATTTGGTAATGGCGTGAATATTATGACAGGAGATTATTCAAGAGGTGCTTGTGGTTTTTTTAGTAAAAAAAGGTAA
- the fabB gene encoding 3-oxoacyl-[acyl-carrier-protein] synthase I, producing MKRIVITGFGIISSIGNSKKEIIYSLQNSVSGISFSKNMKNFGLRSNIWGDLNISAYKNILPPKKFLRFMNDAAYYAFWSMGNAIQDSKLLPRIYEKNPRVGLIIGSGSGSPNNLFNMFHLLKNCNNPSRMGPYVAIKNMTSSISAILGAIFKIYGINYSISSACATSANCIGHAVDLISLGKQDIVFAGGSEELSLELACQFDSMRVLSTKFNDNPVCASRAFDLHRDGFVISGGSGIIVLEELNFALSRHANIYAEMIGYGSTCDGSSLVKPSGKGAERSMRYALKNCQVSSVDYLNAHGTSTKTGDIIELNAIKKFFLNIPLISSTKSITGHSLGAAGVQEIIYIILMLNNNFIAPSTNIDILDPLAKNMNIVRKYIQKTLSVVMSNSFGFGGINVSLVLRKYS from the coding sequence TTGAAAAGAATAGTAATTACAGGGTTCGGTATTATTTCTAGTATAGGTAATTCTAAAAAAGAAATTATATATTCATTACAAAATAGTGTATCGGGTATTTCTTTTTCAAAAAATATGAAAAATTTTGGATTACGTAGTAATATATGGGGAGATTTAAATATTAGTGCCTATAAAAATATATTACCTCCAAAGAAGTTTTTAAGATTTATGAACGATGCTGCATATTATGCTTTTTGGTCAATGGGTAACGCTATTCAAGATAGTAAATTATTACCTCGTATATATGAAAAAAATCCTCGAGTTGGCTTAATAATTGGATCTGGAAGTGGATCTCCTAACAATTTATTTAATATGTTTCATTTGTTAAAAAATTGTAATAATCCTAGTAGGATGGGACCATATGTAGCTATTAAAAATATGACTTCCTCTATTTCTGCTATATTAGGCGCGATTTTTAAAATTTATGGAATAAATTATTCTATTAGTTCTGCATGTGCAACTTCTGCAAATTGTATCGGGCATGCTGTAGATTTAATTTCATTAGGTAAACAAGATATTGTATTCGCTGGTGGTAGTGAAGAGTTAAGTCTAGAATTAGCTTGTCAATTTGATTCTATGAGGGTGTTATCAACAAAATTTAACGATAATCCAGTATGTGCATCTAGAGCATTTGATTTACATCGTGATGGATTTGTAATTTCTGGTGGTAGTGGTATCATTGTTTTAGAAGAATTAAATTTTGCTTTATCTCGTCATGCAAATATATATGCTGAAATGATCGGATATGGTTCAACATGTGACGGTAGCAGCCTTGTTAAACCATCAGGTAAAGGAGCTGAACGTTCCATGCGATATGCTTTGAAAAATTGTCAAGTATCATCGGTTGATTATTTAAATGCACATGGAACTTCTACTAAAACTGGTGATATTATAGAGTTAAATGCTATAAAAAAGTTTTTTTTAAATATACCTTTAATATCTTCCACTAAATCTATTACAGGTCATTCGTTAGGAGCTGCAGGAGTACAAGAAATTATTTATATTATATTAATGTTAAATAACAATTTTATTGCTCCTAGTACTAATATAGATATTTTAGATCCATTAGCGAAAAATATGAATATTGTGCGCAAATATATTCAAAAAACATTATCAGTAGTTATGTCGAATAGTTTTGGTTTTGGTGGAATTAATGTTAGTTTAGTTTTAAGAAAATATAGTTGA